Genomic segment of Chrysiogenia bacterium:
GCCGCCGGGGTGGCGCACCAGGTTGATGGTCGGCGAGTAGAGGATGTTCGCCCCGATGGCTTTGGCCTCGGCGCCGATGGCGGCGTGGACGCGGCGCTCAAGCTCCACGTCCCAGCTCGCCCCGCGGGCCATGGAAACCGGGAAGGCGGTGGTGAAGAGATTGGCCCCGCGCGAGGCACCCGTGGGCAGGAAGGGCGGAATGCCCAGCCGCTTGTTCACCCGCGAGGGCACGGGCATCACGATGAGCGCTGCTCCCACGGCGACTGCGCTGCGGGCCTCGGGCATGCTCATCTGGTCGATCTTTTCTTCGAGCGTGAGCCTGGAGAGCAGATCGGCCACGCGCTCCTCGACAGGGAGCGAGGCGTCCTTATAGGGAAGGGCCTCGTCGCCGGGTTTTGGCGCGAGCATGTCCGCCAGCCGCGCGCAGTAACGGCGGTGGCGCGCAAGCGCCGCGCGGGCCAGGCGGGACTTGAGGCTCATCCCAGGAACTCCGCGATCAGCGCGTTGGCCTCCTCGGCGCGGTCGAGCAGGAAGCCGTGGGCGGTATCGCCGAGCACTTCGAGCCGCGCGCCGGGAATGCCGCCGGCCAGGATGTCGGAATTGCGTGGCGGAACGAGCACGTCCCTGTCGCCGGTGATGACCAGGGTCTCGTGGGTGAACTCGCCAAGGCGCGGTTTCGTATCGTGGCCCATGATGGCGCCCATCTGGTTCCTGAAGCCGCGCGCCGAGGGCGCAAAGCGAATGCCCAGGTCCACCATCTTCTCCATGAGGGAGGTCTCGGCGGCGATGGTCTCGTCGGTAAAGAGCAGCCGCAGGTTGTCGCGGGCGATCTGTTCGCGGCTCTTTCCCTTGACCTGTGTCATCAGGGTGAGCACCTCGGCCGAGGGCGGCGCGTGATGGGTGCCCGGCGTCGTTGCGCACAGCACGAGCTTGCGGACTCGTTCGGGATGATTGAGCGCCACGTGCTGGGCGATCATCCCGCCCATGGAGACGCCCACGACGTGGGCGGACTCGATCCCCTCGGCGTCGAGAATGGCGGCGGCATCGGCAGCCATGTCGGCCATGGTCCAGGCCTCACCCGGCACGTCGGAATCGCCGACGCCGCGGTTGTCGTAGACAATGGCCGTGTGCGACCCGGGGAAGTGTGCGAGCTGGGGGAACCACTGCTCCTTGGTACCGCCAAGGCCCATGATGAAGAGGATCGGATCGCCCGATCCGTGGACTTCGTAGCTGAGTTCAACCTTGCCGTTGTGTGCATGAGGCATGGGCGCTTCCCTCCCCGGAGCGGTGCAGTCATCCAAGTAGAGCCCGCCGCCCGCCGGGCGGCAAGGCGCGCCGCGGCACCCCGGAGGCCCGCGACGCGCCGCGACAGGGGCGGGCGCGTGATTGAACTGAGAGCGCAAGGGGTTTTGGTGCTTTGGGCAAGATGCGGCAATTGTGACAGCAGAAAAAACCGCTTTTAGAGGGGCCTCAGATGGCCCAAAAGCGCGATTTTCACCTTTCTCAGCGTCTTTACTCGCGCGTCACAATATCGTCACACTGCGCCTTTAGTTTTCGGCCACGATTCGCTCAGGCGAACAACGGAGGAAACAGCGTGAAAAAGGGTAATCAGAAATCGGGACTGATCGGTCGCCTGCTTGTCGTAGCGGCCGTTCTGGGTCTCACCGTGGCCACGGCTGCTCATGCAGTCGAGGTCGATAAGAATCTGCCTTCCTACAAGAAGGTCAGCGGCGTGAGCGGCAACCTCAATTCGATTGGTTCCGACACCCTGCTCAACCTGATGACGTTCTGGGCGGAGAAGTTCCGCGAGTCCTATCCGAACGTCAACATCGGCATCGAGGGCAAGGGCTCGAGCACCGCTCCCCCGGCGCTCATCGAGGGCACCTCGCAGCTTGGTCCCATGTCCCGCAAGATGAAGGACAAGGAAGAAGACGCCTTCGAGAAGAAGTTCGGCTACAAGCCGACGCATCTGCGTGTGGCCGTTGACGCCCTGGCCGTCTTCGCCAACAAGGACAACCCGATCGAGTGCCTCTCGCTCGAGCAGGTGGACGCCATCTTCTCGAAGACCCAGAAGATGGGTCACTCGCCGATCAACACCTGGGGCGAGGCCGGTCTCAAGGGTGACTGGGCCAAGCGCCCCATCAGCCTCTACGGCCGCAACAGCGCCTCGGGCACCTACGGCTTCTTCAAGAAGAAAGCCCTGGGCAAGGGTGACTACCGCGACACCGTCAAGGAACAGCCCGGCAGCGCTGCCGTTGTGCAGTCGGTCGCCGTCGAACGCTACGCCATTGGCTACAGCGGCATCGGCTATGCCACGCCCGACGTGAAGGCCGTTCCCCTGGCGAAGAAGGCCGGAGAGACCTGCTACGCGGCCAACGCCGAGAACGCCTTCTCGGGTCACTACCCGCTGGCGCGCTACCTGTACGTCTACGTGAACAAGGCCCCGGGCAAGCCGGTCGACAAGCTCACCGCCGAGCTGCTTCGCCTGGTTCTTTCGAAGGAAGGTCAGGAAATCGTGGTCAAGGACGGTTACTACCCGCTCAACGCCAAGATCGCCGCCGAAGAGCTGGAACTGCTCAAGTAAACGGGCAGAATCTTCAGCATCAGGTTCAGCCGGCTTGATGCCCGGTGCGAAAGTGAAGCAAGCGAGCAACATGAGCACGGCACCACTGGCTGACAAGCCTGAACAGAACAACGCGGGGGCCCCGGATTCGCCAGAACCCGGGGCCCCCGTTACTATTGCCGACAGCGAAAGTCCCGGTGGGAACATGGACCCTTCACCCAAACCCTGGCGCACCGCCGCATCCCGTCTGGCAGCCGACAGCGCCGCGCGCTACGTCGTCACCGGCGGCGGTATCACGGTCATCGCGGCGATCATGGCGATCATGCTGGTGATCGCCATCGAGACCATGCCGCTGTTCTTCGCGGCCAAGGCAGCGATCCTTGGCGGCGGTTTGAGCGACCCGGGCGGCGCGGTGCTGGCCCTGGGCGCCGACGAGCACCGCAGCCACATCTACTCCGTTACCAAAGACGGCATTCGTGTCGAGACCATCGACGGAGAGCCCGTCGCAATGGATAACCTGCTCCCCGATCTCGAGGGCGCGCAGATCATCGCCGCCTCCGAGCCCCGGCACGGCCACTTCGCACTGGGGCTGAGCGACGGTCGCGTTCTGCCCGTGAGCGTGGATTTCAAGATCTCCTTCGACGAGAACACGAATCGCATCGTCGTTCCGAGCATTGAATACGAAGACTTCATCCCCATGGCCGAGCCCGGCGAGGGCATCAACAAGCTGGCCTGGGTTTTTTCAGAGGGCGTTCGCGTCGCGGCTGTTGCGGCTGCTGACGGAAAGCTCAAGATCGAAAAGCTCATCATTGAAGAGAGCGACTTCGGCGGCGGCGACGTCGAAGAATACGAACAGGAATTCGAGGAAGGCTGGGAAGGACAGATCACCTCCCTGGCTGCCGACGATCGCGGCGATGATCTGATCGTCGGCACCAGTTCGGGCAAGATGTACCGCGTCGACCTGCGCGACCCCGAGGACATGGCGTTCTCCGGCGTCGCCATTGCGGGTAGCCGGCTGAGCGACCCGGTCACCGCGCTGGGCTACGTTTTCGGCGGTCTGACCCTGGTGGCCGGTGCCGAGTCGGGCCGCGTGAGCACCTGGCAGATCCTTCGGCGCGAATCCGGCGGCTTTGGATTCGTGCACATGTATGACTACGAGCCGCACGACGCGCCGGTCATCGCCTTTGCGCCCTCGCTGCGCAACAAGAGCTTCCTGACCGCCGATGCGCAGGGCAGCGTGCACCTCAACCACGGCACCACGGGCAAGACCCAGTGGGAGGGCGAAAACGTCATCAGTGAAGTGAGCGCGCTCGCCTTTGCGCCGAAGTACGACGGCTTCCTTGTCGCAGGCAGCAGCGGCGCCATCCAGAACTGGGCGCTCGATGACCCGCACCCCGAGGTCTCCTGGAGCACGCTTTTCGGCAAGGTCCAGTACGAGGGCTACACCGAGGCGGCCTATTCCTGGCAGTCGAGTTCCGCCTCCCAGGACTTCGAACCCAAGTTCTCCCTGACGCCGCTGATCTTCGGCACGCTCAAGGGCACGTTCTACGCGCTGCTCTTTGCCGTGCCGATTGCGCTCATGGCGGCGCTCTATGCCTCGCAGTTCATGAACCCCGGACTCAAGAGCTATCTCAAGCCGACCATCGAGATCATGGCAGCCGTGCCCAGCGTGGTAATCGGCTTCCTGGCAGGCCTGTGGCTCGCGCCCGTGCTCGAGGGCGTGGTGCCCGCGGTGCTCGGCGCGTTCGTTGTCTTCCCGGTGGTGATTCTCTCGGGCTTCTTCGCCTGGCAGAAGGCGCCGGTTGCCTGGAAGCGTCTGGTGCCTGCGGGCCGCGAGATGTATCTGGTGTTGCCGCTGGTGTTCGTGGGGACGCTGATTGCCATCGGCTTTGGCGCGCTGATCGAGAGCAGCCTGATGGGCGGCGATTTCCGCGAATGGCTGCTGAGTGCCATGGGCGTGAACTACGACCAGCGCAACTCGCTGGTGATTGGTATCGCCATGGGCTTTGCCGTCATCCCCATCATCTTCACCATTGCCGAGGATGCCATCACCAACGTGCCCCCGCATCTTGGAGCCGGCTCTCTGGCGCTGGGGGCAACGCCCTGGCAGACGGCGATTCGCATTGTGATGCCCACGGCGAGCCCCGGCGTGTTCTCGGCGATCATGATCGGCCTGGGACGCGCGGTGGGCGAGACGATGATCGTGCTCATGGCCACCGGCAACACGCCGATCATGGACCTCTCGATCTTCAACGGCTTTCGCGCCCTCTCGGCGACGATCGCAGTGGAACTTCCCGAGGCGCCCCACGGCGGCACGCACTACCGCGTGCTGTTCCTGATGGCGCTGATCCTCTTCATCATGACGTTCTTCGTCAACACCGCCGCCGAAGCAATTCGTCTGCGGCTGCGAAAGAAGTATCAGGCTTATGCGTAAGTTCTTTCAAAGCGGCGAGCCCTTTGTCTGGCTGACCGGCGGGTCGCTGGCCTTCTGCCTGCTGATCGTGGGTTTCCTGATGTATCTGATCGCGAGCAAGGCGCTGGTGTATTTCTGGCCCTCGGATGTCGCGCGCATCGAGATGAGAGATGGCAATGTTACCCTGGGTGAGATCGTCGAGCGCGAACAGATCCCGGTGGCCGACACCGACGGCAAGAAGATCGTCCACCGCATCAAGGTCAAGCGCGGCAACCGCGACGTCTACGGTCAGGACTTCATCTGGCTGGACGAAGAAGAGATCAAGGATGTCAGCTACCCCGAAGACATCGTCACCGTCGAGCGCCGCGAGTGGGGCAACTTCTACGGTGAGTGGAAGGGGATTGCCGAGGGCGGCGAGATTCACGAGGCCGGCTGGAATGACCTCCAGAAAGACATCGACGCCGCCTTCGCCCTGCACGAGCGCGTGCAGGAGATTGCCCGTATCGATATCGGCAAGCTCAACAAGAAGATCGAGGACGTCGCCATCGAGCTGCGCGTTCTTGAAGACAGCGGTGTGACCACCGGCGCAAAAGTCGAGGCGCTCGAGAACAAGAAGCGTGAACTCGAACACGAGAGCCAGGCGGTTCAGGGCGAGCTGGCGAAAATGCGGACATCCATCACAAGTGCGATGGCCATGGTCACTGTCGACGGGCGCGATCGCGAGCTGCCCATGATGGGCGTCGTGCACGCCTACCGCCCCAACGCCATGGGCTTTGTCGGCAAGGCCGGTTTCTACGTGATGAAGTTCTGGGAGTTCATCTTCCACGAACCGCGTGAGTCCAACACCGAGGGCGGCGTTTTCCCGGCGATTTTCGGTACCGTCGTGATGGTGTTCATCATGACGCTCATCGTGACGCCGTTCGGAATCCTCGCAGCGTTTTACCTGCGCGAGTATGCCAGACAGGGCGTAATGGTGAGCATCGTGCGCATTGCGGTGAACAACCTGGCGGGCGTGCCCTCCATCGTCTTCGGCGTGTTCGGTCTGGGCTTCTTTATCTACGCGGTGGGCTCGGGCATCGACCACACCTTCTTTGCCGACCGGCTGCCCACACCGACCTTCGGCACCGGCGGCGTGCTCTGGGCCTCACTCACCCTGGCCCTGCTCACCGTGCCGGTCGTCATCGTCGCGACCGAGGAGGGCCTGGCGGGAATTCCCACCGGCATTCGCGAGGGCTCGCTGGCCCTTGGCGCAACGAAATTCGAGACCACCTGGCGCGTGGTGCTCCCCGCGGTGGCGCCTTCGATGCTCACGGGCCTGATTCTGGCCATTGCCCGCGCCGCGGGAGAGGTGGCGCCGCTCATGCTCACGGGCGTTGTGAAGCTCGCGCCCTCGCTGCCGATCAACGGGATCTTCCCCTACGTCCATCTCGACCAGAAATTCATGCACCTGGGGTTCCACATCTATGACGTGGGATTCCAGTCGCCCAATGTCGATGCCGCGCGCCCGATGGTCTACGCGGCCTCGTTCCTGCTGCTCATCATTGTTGTTGTGCTCAACCTCGCCGCCATTCAGATGCGCAACTACCTGCGCAAGCGCTATGCGCTCTCGGCGGTGTAACGAAGTAATCGAGGGATATCATGTCTTCAGTCGAAGCCGCACTCAAAGGAAACCGCTCCGGGGGCAAGAATGCCGCCGAGCACAAGACTGCCATCGAAGTGGGCAACGTCGAGATGTACTATGGCGAAAAGCGCGCGCTTCATGGGATCACCTTCGACATTCCCGATCGTCAGGTGACGGCCTTCATCGGCCCGTCGGGCTGTGGCAAGTCCACCCTGCTTCGCTGCTTCAACCGGATGAACGACCTGGTCGAGGGCGCCCGCGTGGTCGGCAAGATCAACATCCACGGCAACGACATCTACCACCCCGACACGGACGTGACCGAGCTGCGCCGCCGGGTGGGCATGGTGTTCCAGAAGCCCAATCCCTTTCCCAAATCGGTCTATGAGAACATTGCCTACGGGCCGCGCATCCTGGGGGAGACGAACAAGGCGAAAATCGACGAGCTGGTCGAGAAAAGCCTGATGGCCGCCGGGCTGTGGAAGGAAGTGAAGGACCGCCTCAACGACAGCGCGCTGGGCCTCTCCGGCGGCCAGCACCAGCGCCTGTGCATCGCCCGGGCCATCGCTGTCGAGCCCGAGGTCCTGCTCATGGACGAGCCCTGCTCGGCCCTCGACCCCCTTGCGACGACCAAGGTTGAAGACCTGATCGAAGACCTGAAAAACGACTATACTATCGTGATCGTGACTCACAACATGCAGCAGGCCGCGCGCGTCTCCGACTATACGGCGTTCTTCTACATCGGTGAGCTGATCGAGTTCAACGAGACAAAGACGCTGTTCACCACTCCGTCAAAGGCGCAGACGGAAGACTACATTACGGGGCGATTCGGTTGATGGAAACATTGCAGAAAAAAGAGCATACCGATCGGCACTACGAGGCCGACCTCATCCACCTTCGCGAACGTGTCCTGGCCATGGGCGCGCGCGTCGAGCGTATGATCGGCGGCACCATGCGCGCCCTCGTTCAGCGCGACGAAGACCTGGCCAACGAAATGATGGAACTCGACAGCGAAGTCGACCGCGACGAGAGCGAAATCGACGAGCTGTGTCTGAACCTGCTGGCCAAGCGCCAGCCGGTGGCCAGCGACCTGCGCTTCATCACCCTGTGCATGAAGATTGTCACCGACCTCGAGCGCATGGGCGATCTCTCGGTCAACATTGCCGAGCGTACCCATGAGCTGATGCGCGAACCGTTGCTCAAGCCGCTCATCGACCTGCCTCGCATGGCCGAGCTGGCCCAGGCCATGGTCCACGGCGCGCTGGACGCCCTTGTCGCAAAAGATGTAAAAAAGGCGGAGGAGATCCTGGAGTCCGACGACAAGGTCGACAAGCTCAACGAACAGATCTTCCGCGAGCTGATCACCTACATCATCGAAGATTCCAATGCCGCGCGGCGTGCAATCAGCCTGCTGTTCGTCTCGAAATACCTCGAGCGGATCGGCGACCACGCCACCAACATCGCAGAAATGGTAATTTTCTGGGCCGAAGGACAGGACATCCGCCACGGTGCGGGTGCAAACCGCGAATGAGTAATCCCTCCATCCTGGTAGTAGAAGACGATCCCGATATCGCCGAGCTGCTTCGTTTCAATCTCGACGAAGAGGGCTACAAGATCGACATGGTCGGCCGGGGCAAGGAAGCCCTCGATCACCTGCGCTCGCGCACGCCGGACCTGGTGATCCTCGACCTGATGCTCCCCGATCTCTCGGGCCTGGACATTTGCAAGGAAATCCGCTCGTCGAAGGAACACAGCCAGACGCCGGTGCTCATGCTCACCGCCAAGGGCGAGGAAATCGACCGCGTCGTTGGTTTCGAAGTGGGCGCCGACGATTATGTCACCAAGCCCTTCAGCGTGCGCGAGCTGTTGCTCCGCGTGCGCGCGCTGCTGCGCCGCTCCGACCCGTTGCCGCCGACCAAGCAGCAGCTCAAGGCCGGCGATCTCGAACTCGACACCGTGGGCCAGCGTGCCCGCGTGAGCGGCGAGGAGCTCAAGCTCACGACGACCGAGTTCAAGCTGCTGCAGTACTTCCTTGAAAACCCCGCCCGGCTGCTCAGTCGCGACCACCTGCTCGAGCGGGTGTGGGACTACTCCGAGGATACCGAGTCGCGGACCGTCGATACCCACGTGCGCCGCCTTCGCAAGAAGCTCGGTGAAATGGGCGACGTCATCGAGACGGTCCACGGCGCGGGCTACCGCTACAACCTGACCAAGTACGGCAAACCGTGAGACTCCACTGGAAGATCGCGCTCGGGGCGCTCTTTGTTTCGGTGGCAGCCATCGTTGCGGGAGCGATCTACATTGCCCCCGCGCTGCGCAAGGATGTGACCTCGAATATCGCCGACGTCCTGCGTGAAGAGACGGCGGTCCTCCAATCGGTCCTCGAAAAGCGATCCGCCGAAGAACTGACTACAAAATCGCTCCAGCCCTGGGCCCGCGCCCTGGGCCGCGGGGGAATCTCGCGCATCACGATTGTCGCGCCCGACGGCCGCGTGCTGGCCGACTCGGATGTGAGCGTTGAGGAACTCCCGAGTGTGGAAAACCACGGCGACCGCCCCGAAGTGCTCGCCGCTCATGAAGAAGGCGAGGGGGTTGCCCAGCGCCGCAGCGGCACGGTGGATGTGAAGCTGCTCTATGTCGCGCGCCGTGTGCGCATGGGCAAGGGTTTCGGCGTGGTGCGTGTGGCTTACCCGCTCTCGGCCGTGAACGAGGCTGTCACCCGTGTGACCCAGGTCCTTTGGGGCGCGGTGGTCTTCGCGTTCATTCTGGCGAGCATCCTGAGCGTGTTCGTCTCCCGTTGGGTGGCCCAGCCGCTGCGCCGCCTGGCAAGCGCCGCGCAGGAGATTGCCGACGGCGATCTCTCCGTGCGCGCCGAGACGGATTCCGGGGATGAAGTCGGCGAGCTCGCCCGCAGCTTCAACGAGATGGTCGCGCGGCTCGAATCGCTCATCGGCGTCATTCGCAACGAGCGCGAGCAGGCTCAGCGCATTCTCGCCACCGTGGACGAAGGCATCATTTTGCTCGATGAACGCGACTTCGTGGTGGCGGGTAACCGGGTTTTCGTCGATCTGTTCAAGGCGCCCGAGCAGCTCAAGGGGCGCTCGGCGCTCGAACTGGTGCGTTCCGACGCGATCCAGCGCGGCCTGACCGCGCTGCGCGAGGGTGAAGAGCGCTACGAGCAGGAGTTCGTGCTCGAAGCCCCGCTGGGCGAGCGCCGCTTCGAACTGGTTGCAGCGCCGGTTCTTGAATCGGGCGTGCGCACGGGCGCGGTGCTGGTCTTCCGCGACGTCACCCGCACGCGGCGGCTCGAAGAAGTGCGCAAGGAGTTCGTCGCCAACGTCAGCCACGAATTGCGCACGCCGCTCACTTCGATTCGCGGTTATGCCGAGACCCTCTCGGGCAAGCTCCAGGGCGACGAGACGCTGGCGCGCTTTGCTGACTCCATCGTTCGCAGTGCCGAGCGCCTCTCGGCGCTCGTCAACGACCTGCTGGAACTCTCACGGCTCGAACGGCCGGAATTCACCCCGCGCAAGGAAAACCGCGACCTGGGCGAGGAACTCAGGAACGGAATCGGGCAGTTTCAGGACCGTGCGGCGGGGCGCAAGATCGAACTGGTCTTCGAGCCCGAGGAATTCGACCATACCTGCAGCTTCGACGTGCGGCTGATCGATCAGGTGCTGACCAACCTGCTCGACAACGCCTTCAAATACACTCCCGACGGCGGAGAGATCTGCGTGAGCACCGAGCCGCGCGAGGGTGCCATCCGTGTCTGCGTCGAGGACACCGGCCCGGGCATTCCCGAGAAAGACATCCCCCGGCTCTTCGAGCGTTTCTACCGCGTGGACAAGGCCCGCTCGCGCGAGCTGGGCGGCACGGGCCTGGGACTGGCAATCGTCAAACACATCGTCGAGCGACACGGCGGCAAGGTCGGCGTGGAAAACCGCGCCGGCGGCGGCACCCGCTTCTGGTTCGAACTCCCCGCCTGAGGGATTGAGCGGCTCCAGAAGGGGGGGCCAGCAAAAATGCCTTGTTCCATACCATACCGTATGGTATCTTTCTGTCACTTCGGGGGAGCCATGCAGGCAGAAGCATCCACACTGAAATCCGCCACCTCGCGCGGGCGTGCCGACTGGGTTCTGGCAGCCATTGAGCTGGTTGCCGCCGAGGGCGAGAGTGGTGTGCGCATCGACCGGCTCTGCCGGGATCTGGGCGTGACCAAGGGCAGCTTCTACCACCACTTCGGCTCGCGCCAGGATCTCATCGACGCGGTGGCCGACTACTGGTCGCGCGAGCAGCCGCTGGCGGTGATTGCCGACCTGCGCGCGAGCAAGGCCGGCCCCTTCGAACGGCTCGTGGCGCTCACGCGCGTTTACGCTGATCTCGATATCGGCGCGCGCGATCATGCGATGCGCGCATGGGCGACCTCGGACCCGACGATCGCCGCGGCGGTCGAGTCGGCCGACGGCGCCATCCTGAAGTTTCTCGACGAAGTTCTGCTGGAGATGGGTGTGCCAAAGGCCGACGCCTTCGCGCTGGCGCGGGTGCTCATGTTCTCGACGATCGGACTCTACAGCGCCGCCGGCGTGGTCGATGAAAAGGAGCGCCGCCGCGTGGCGTCCTGGCTGGTCAAGTTGATTGAGGAGCGAAAGAAACAATGATCGAGGCAATTCGCGAAACCCTGGGGCCCTGGTATGTCTACATCAAGTTCGTCCACGTGCTGGCCGTGATGATCTGGGGCTGGAGCACGATGGTGGGCTTCGGCTGGTACCTGCGGCCCATGTACATCAAGTGGCTCCGCAATCCGGGTGACGAGGTCGCGCGTGAGCGCCGCAACTGGGCGATGGAACACTTCGACCGCGGCGTCGTTCCAGAACATGTCGCCTTCCCCATCGTGATCGTCACCGGTCTCCTCATGTTCATGGTGGGGGACTGGCACCTGGGAATGAACTGGCTGACCTTCAAGCTGGCACTGGTCTTCGGAATCTTCGTGCCGATGGAAGCGGTTGATTACTACCTCTCCCACTTCGGCGGGAACAAGGAAAAGATCAAGAAGACCGGCGACATGGAACGCTATGAGAAAATGATTCGGGTTCATTGGAAGTTCTTCATCGTCACCACGCCGCTGGTGGCGATCTTCATTCCCACGATCATCTTCCTGGCCATCGTCAAACCCTTCTAGAAGGCCAATGCGGCGGCGCCGCAGTTCATTGGCCCGGCCCGGGGGAATCGGCTACGTAAGCAACCGGAGCGGGCCGCCCCTGCGCAGCGGGGAAACTTGCGGCCCCCACGGGAGCCGTTCATGTCCGAGCTCGTCATCACCACCATCGAAAACGGAGTCGCCGACGTGCGACTCAACCGCCCCGAAAAGCACAACGGCCTCTCGACGGCGATGTTTGAAGAGATCACCGCCGCCGGCGAGGCGCTCAAGTCCGACAAGTCGGTGCGCGCGGTCGTCCTCTCGGGCAACGGGCCGAGTTTCTGTTCGGGTCTCGATGTGGGCGGCGCGTCCATGAACCCGGCGAGCGTTGCCGAGAAGATGAAGGCCATCGCGGGAAGCCCCGCCAACTTCTTCCAGAAGCCCGCCTGGGTATGGAAGGAACTGGAGGTCCCGGTGATCGCCGCCATCCACGGCGCGACCTTCGGCGGCGGCCTGCAGATTGCGCTCGGCGCGGACATCCGCATTGCCCATCCGGAGACAAAGCTCAGCGTGATGGAAGTGCAGCTCGGACTCATCCCCGATATGACGGCCAGTGCCACCCTGCGCGAACTGCTTCCCCTGGATGTGGCCAAGGAGCTCGCGCTCACGGGCAAGAAAATCAGCGGCGTCGAAGCCGCCGAGCTTGGACTCGTCACCCGCGTGGCCGATGACCCGCTTGCCGAGGCCACTGCGCTGGCAAAGGAAATCGCCTCGCGCAATCCCGATGCCACGCGCGGCATCAAAGTGATGTTCGATGCCAATTGGTATTGCAGCACGCAGGAAGCGCTCGCCCGCGAGGCGGAGTTGCAGATGAAGATCATCGGCTCCAAGAACCACATGGAAGCCATGGCCGCGCGCTTCCAGAAGCGCGACGCGAAGTTCGACGACCGCAAGTAGGCGCGGCATCCCGAGAGGCAATTAAAGATGAAAGATGTAGTCATCAGCGGCACCGGCCTGTTCACGCCCGACCAGTCAATCTCCAACGACGACCTGGTCGAGTCCTTCAACGCCTGGGTTCGCAAGTTCAATGAAGAGAACAAGGATGCCATCGCCGCCGGCAAGATCGAGGCCGAGCAGGAGTCGGGCAGCGAGTTCATCGTCAAGGCATCGGGCATTCAGAGCCGCTACGTGATCGACCGCGAGGGGATTCTCGATCCGAATCGCATGTGCCCGCGGATTCCCGAGCGTCCCAACGACGAAGACTCCCTGCAGTGCGAAATGGGAAAAATCGCCGGTCTCGAGGCGCTTGAGCGTGCCGGGAAAAAGGGCGCCGACGTCGACGCGGTGTTCGTCGCCTGCTCGAACATGCAGCGCCCGTACCCGGCCATGGCCATTGAGCTGCAGAATGCGCTGGGCTGCGGGGGCTACGCTTTCGATCTCAACGTCGCGTGTTCGTCGGCGACTTTCGGGATCCTCACGGCGGCCAACGCCGTGCGCACGGGCACTGCGAAGGCGGCGCTGGTCATCAGCCCGGAGATCTGCTCGGGTCATCTCAACTTCACGCGCCGCGACTCGCACTTCATTTTCGGTGATGCCTGCACGGCGGTGCTGATCGAAGCGGCCGATACCTGCACTTCGCCCAATGCCTTTGAGATTCTCGGCACGAAGGCCGTGACCCAGTATTCCAACAACATTCGCAACAACTTCGGATTCCTCAACCGCTGCGACGAATCGGGGATCGGCAAGGAAGACAAGCTCTTCGTGCAGAACGGGCGGCAGGTCTTCCGCGAGGTATGTCCCATGGTGGCCGAGCTCATTGGCGGGCATCTGGAGGAGCTGGGTCTTGCCCCCGATGCTGTCAAACGCTTCTGGCTCCACCAGGCGAACCTGGGAATGAATCAGCTCATCGCCAAGAAGCTCCTGGGCAAGGACGCGCCCGAGGACAAGACGCCGGTCATCCTCGACGAATACG
This window contains:
- a CDS encoding beta-ketoacyl-ACP synthase III; translation: MKDVVISGTGLFTPDQSISNDDLVESFNAWVRKFNEENKDAIAAGKIEAEQESGSEFIVKASGIQSRYVIDREGILDPNRMCPRIPERPNDEDSLQCEMGKIAGLEALERAGKKGADVDAVFVACSNMQRPYPAMAIELQNALGCGGYAFDLNVACSSATFGILTAANAVRTGTAKAALVISPEICSGHLNFTRRDSHFIFGDACTAVLIEAADTCTSPNAFEILGTKAVTQYSNNIRNNFGFLNRCDESGIGKEDKLFVQNGRQVFREVCPMVAELIGGHLEELGLAPDAVKRFWLHQANLGMNQLIAKKLLGKDAPEDKTPVILDEYANTSSAGSIIAFHKYQDDFASGELGVICSFGAGYSIGSVVVRKK